CTGTACCCTGTATAGATATGAATAGGCATCAGCTGAAGAAAGTTTTGAGAACTGGCTCTACTTAGTAAACCATATACAGTTAAGTTCTACCATGTGAATGAATATTGCAGAATATAAGTGaatcatttactttttttctttacatgacGACTGTGGAAGCCCATTTCCACTCCAGGAGAAAAAATATATAGCCATTTAGTGTCAAAATAGTGAGTATTatatcataattatgacttattcTCATAATgaaattctgactcagtaccTCATGACTCACAATAAGAATGTCATAGTTATGACTTAATGTCATAATAACTCCTGTCAGAAGGAGAAAGTGTTCTCAAAACTTTGACAGTTAGAGTTTTGATACAGTAAGCCATAGATACCAAGTCATAAGATTGTCATAATCATCATACACTCAAGATATTACGTTGCAATTATTAGattgtaagtcataattatgacatagtaagtcattattGCTAGATATCAAGTCGTACTTATGAGATTGTAAGTCGTACTTATTAGATTGTAAGTCGTGAACATGAGATTGCACGGCATAATTATGACAGTATTTCATTAATACTAGACATTAAGTAAGAACTATGAGATGCCAAGTTATAACTATGAGACAGTCATAAATTATCAGGATGTAACTAATAATTATAAGGACGTTATAAGTATGAGAGACTATTGACTTCCTattattatgagatgctaagtcataataatgagatattAGGTCATAATTATGGAAAACTCTCATTGCAATGACTTAATAAACGGCTACATATTATTTCAGTGGAGGAAACGGGCTTCTATACACCGGAGGACAACACATCCCTGTCGCAGTGTCTGCGCAAAAAAACACTCACAATTTTTTGCCCTGAAGTTTGGAGCTGATGGAAAAAATGTACACCGCCTCACTATTTCGCAGGAAGGCTGGGCCCGTTGCGCCAGGACGCGGCCAACGGCGGAGCACTATTTTGCCGAGCaagagaggaggggaggggaAGGCAGGGCCGCCTTCTGCTCATCAAACGGAGAACCAaggggggagagtgagagagagagcaggagaggaaTAATTTCCCCCATAGCATGCTAAAACAAATTTCCAATAAAAAGAGGGTAAGCTGACAAATAACGTCCGACATGCATATGTTTAGCGCTGCGGGAGAAGTGTGAATACAAGATTGCGCGGGCGAGAATAGAGGGATTTTGGGAAGCGTTTACAGTAAGGCTGTCGGAGGCTGGATGCAGACATggctttttttcctgctttcgTTTGAAATGGGTTTCTCGTCAGGCAGAGGCTGCATTACAGTCCCTCCTTTGTTCGGCTGCGGCCGCTCCGCTGCTCCGGCTCTGCTGCTGCGGGGATTGTGGCTAAATAATAGTGAGGCAACATGGCTGACGCggcggctgctgctgctgcttagcTGGCTAATGTCTCTGCTTTCAGGCTGATGTGCTGGTTGTCCACTGTTTTTGGTTGCTTCAGTTATATGGCTTTTTCTTGACGTCCCTCTGGAATGATAACCTCTGCTGTTGCTAATGTTGGCTGGGGTAGCTGTTGGTGCATCGTTAGCCAGCTAGGTTAGCTACCTGCAGAGCGTTAGCTTCCATTAGCTAACGTTAACTAGAAAGCCAAAACAGGGCTGTTTGGTTTGTAGTAGCTAGTAATCATGACACATAGCGTATGCCTTTTTTACCATCTGGTAAAGAAGTCGTCTGGGGCTCCGTGCATCTACCACAATGGCAAAGTTATGTTTTACAAGGTATTTTGTTCATGGGAACAAGCTAGCTAGCTTGACTAgctctcattcgccagcttcttattcgaattttcccgttccaccttaaatggtgcagcagttacattctagcacCTGAGGCGCCAGACtgtaagtgctgcaccatttaaggtggaacgggaaaatgcgAAGAAGGcgccgacttcagcttcgtatcgcTCCTGCGCTTTCTAGAACATTTCCATCTGCGagcctgtttttcttctttaataaaTACCCCATGCTAGACTACCTCGTAACCTGTCTGTGAAAACTCCCAGGCCTGCAGACAGCGTTTAATGAAACGGTGAAGTAACTTGTCAACATAACTGTTCTCCCGCTGTCTCTGTCCTATTAGCCACCTTCGCCTTTGGCAGGCGACGCGGTGAAATGCGATCAGGCTGAACTGATCTCTCCCTGCATTGTTGAAACGTCCTCCTCGCCAGGTTGAACTGTAAGGCGAGCGGCTCTCCGTCTCCTGAAACATCAGCCCGTAAAGAAAGCCTCAGGTCAAATTGCTCCCCGAAACACGACTGCAGAAGGCGAGATGAATCATTCGTGACGGAAACCGTGGTTTGTTTGGAGGGCGGTCGATTCATTTGTCTTTTCTGATGAACGTTTTGTAGGGCACCTCTTCAGGATTAATTGGCCAATTAACTTAAGGCGGCAAAGCGAGTGGGCCCTACTCAAGGTGCCACTTTCCCCCAACACAGAGCAGCTGTGTTATCTGTCCCACGATGGAAGAGCGAACCAAAAACAAGGGATGTTGAACAGATGTTTATATTTGATTGATAGGTCAAACCAATAGTAGATGATGTATTCGTGGTACTCcaaaagagcagaatgtttcaCTAATGCTGGCCTGCTTCGCTAAAATATCtggattttattcattttagtgcatttgcaacccaaaagaaacaaatgttGTATTACTCTGTAATGTTATTCCAGGTGGACCTGCTCCCAGtttctgcattttataaatgtttgtgtcaGGTATTGTTGGATACCTACATGAAAAGTACCAGATATTGGTatcagcccacaattcccatttCACGACACGGATGAGCTTGCCTACAGGTTACTGGTTCGCTattatataaaatctgaaattaGAAAATTGGCTAAAAGCTGCCCAAAGATCTAATGTAGTCCTGCCAGTAGAACATCTGGGCACAACCATTAGAAACACTGGGCTAAATGTATAAGAGTAGAAGCAAACAAGCGTCAAAGCTCAACATTGTCCAAAAAAGACTGTTGTTAGCCCATGGATATGACGTAAGTTATCATGGTAAAAAAGCCCCCCAAGAATGCACGTATATGTGTGCCGCGTGtgcataaaacacattctgtaaaaataagcatctcttttaaaggaaaaaaatcttctGTTGGCTAACAATCACATATGATTGTGGTCCAGACATTAAAAAAGCGCAGACTAGAGGATTGTGGAAGCAGGTTTTAGAGGGGGCGCACCCTTGTCTGCACTCTTGTTATGATTTCAAATCACAGGAGTATGTCTAACGTGAAATAACGTAAAAGGGAATTTAAAAGCTGTGCTACCCAAAGGCGCCTTACTGTGAAGGTTAAACTGGAAGAGAGTGTTCAGTATGACGCTCGCActaccatttaagaatcatcCTAGTGCAAAAGTGCATTTGGGAAAACCAAtccagggtggtttgatgtgcaaTAATACGTTGTAAAtgaacttactgactcagatttcttcacagcagAGGTGATGGGAACTAGGGGTTGCAATATCTACAGTGCAGATTTTGCCCATTTTATTCACCATCTGAAAAGACCAGTGGAcgtacatgtgtcttctgaccTTTTATATAAAGGTtagtaatggtaaaatagtggtaaatctaaaaaattGGGGAATGTTTTGCCTGACGATGCCATAAATGgcctctctgccatgaaaaatacattgtagGCCAAAGTTTTGTCTCAAAATTgctaaacaatgtctcaggcatcaggagTATTTGTCCTGGTTTGGTTTGTCCTTCATTGAGTTGTTCAAATAGGATACAGGCTAGCTGTTATCCATATGTTGTCAATAAGTCTAGTTTGTTGAAAGAAATTCTTCTCAGCTGATAACAGTGATTGGGcatgtgatttatttttatgctgcattttcatttcGTCTTCTGTAGCCACGTGTGTTGCCGTCAGGTCATCAGGAGTCCGTCAACAGAAAGATACAAGTTCATTGTGCTTGTGATCTTGTTCCAGCCATAACTTTAAGATCCTGATTGTGCTTGAGTGTTCTGGTTGTCGTACACTTTATTTAGCCTCCTCTCTGTGGATGTTATCTAAGGGAATAATGCATGAGCCTATTCTCACTGATCGGTTAGCTGTGACCATTAGCAGCGTAACAGCATGCAAAAGTGCTCAGCCTGGATTTTGAAAGGAGATTGAATGAGAAGGAACACAAAAGAGTGATGTGCTTATGCAAACTGAAGATGACATTAAGGGTTCATGCACTTACTTTTGGTTAAAAGGGGAATTTGACAGATTTTTCTGATTCaatataattcagttgttgagatgtaaacaagctattcagagtggttcactGTGAAGTGGTGCGTTGTAGAGTAACGTATTGACctactatttcatgtaataatctTCAATGAGGAACCTTTTAGAGGTGTCAAACGGTCTagttgtctggttcctatcatcggCACACTGAACAGTATTCTACAAAGGAgctttcacgtcaaaccactctgagtgactttgtttacatatcatCAGGTTAATTATTGGGAGaataaatcagtggaattccctttaaacAACTGTTCTGTGAATCCCTGTGATTTACAGTATCTATTTCTAGTTTCACTTGTGTCTAATGACATTACAAATAAGGAAAACCTTCTAGTTTGGATAAGGCTTCTTGCCCTAATGCAAGTTCAGTCTCTTCACAGAGGTGACCAAATACAATTGATGTACCATTAAATTCAAATTTAGTTAAATATCTGGTTGAATGATCTCTGAGTGTAatgctaaactctgcagggtctCCAGGATTTGAATTCAGTTTGTGTTAATGATGCTTGGATATCCATTTTGGCAAATTGTAACCACTTTTGCACAGTCATTTATGCTTTTTTGTGGAGCAGAAGGTATTGTGAGCTTGCCGCCCAGCTGTGGTCATTTGCTCTAATCGAGCTACAGAGTGAAATTCTGTGGATCCAGGATCTGAAGAGAGGTGGAATTGAGACAAGGGTCATGATGATGCATATTATGTTCATTTCTACTTTGATTCATCAACTGTGTTCATTTGGCTTGGGCAAATTGGCTGAGTGAAAATGTTCTCTTTAGACACTAATGTAGTTTTTCTCTGACACATCTTTTTACTGATGGGAGATGCAGTCTGTAATAACGGTATTTCTCTCTAATCGGGAGACATTTTTCTCCTCGAGTCTAAGGTCTGTCTCAGCCAGCTTGAGCTACAATTCACTTGAAATATGTTTGATGGTTCTGAGTAAGGCTGCCTGGTCAAGTTAGCTCATAATACATAATGTTATGCAGCTGTTCCTGgtatgctgttttttcttatAGTTAAAATCAGACAAACTCAGATTTGATTACCCAGCAGAGCAAATTGTGACTGCTATTTTGGTTTGGCTGTCTGTGTAACTTGCAGCACCGCTAAAGGTTAACACCACAGTAGCTGCTGGCTGCCTTTGCGTATAGAATGATCCTGATGTGTTACGCAACAGCTTCGTCTTAGCTGACTAAATAATATATGTCTTATGTCAATGCACGTTTGATCCTATTTCTAAGTAACTCCAAGTGTCTGGATCTCTGAGGCAGCCATAAGGACAGATAAGGAAGGGCCTCAAATCAGTTTTAGAAATGCCACCTATTTTAAGGCTTTCATGTCAgtctaatttaaaaataatcaatttCCGTCCAAGTATGGAGTCCTGACAGAGACGTCTGTTAAGCATTATGCATGAAAATGTTTAGATGGATTCTGTTTAGCTCATGTGTAGTACAGTTTTACTTAGTTAGTGTTCATGCatatatttactttaaaaagtcTTACTCTTGGAGATGTAAAGCTTGCAGTGAATCTCCTtcagtgtcaaatctgttaaatctccttcttgggttttttttttcttcaggtttTTGAAGCCCTTCCTCAAAAGTAAAAGACTGGACAGCCATCCGCTGGCAGAGCCCTGTGTGGGCTGCTGATAACCCAGCTGTCAGCTTTAAACCAAGAATTACACATTTCTGTCTGTTGGTGTCGTACCACAGGATTATATGCCAGCGTTTCCCCCCATTGTGATCTTTCCCCCTTTTATTTGAACCCCTGTATACTCTTTCATTCATCAGAAAGGGTACAATCAATATTTTCACCCTAGTCCGGCAGCACAGCTGCTCCCCTACATCCAGATGAATGAAGACCCCATTCGGGAAGAACGCAGGCCAGAGATCCAGAGCTGATGCAGGTATAATTGGTCGTGGTGCTGTGGATTTGTTTTTATATGCGATTCACTTTATTTGagatatttaataatatttgtgtgggtctttttgtttaatttacttAAGGACATGCTGGTGTCTCTGCAAAtatgatgaagaaaaagaatTCGCACAAGTAAGTTTCCAAACCTAGATGCTGTAAATCttataaaataacatttgcCAAGAAGCACAGTTTAAATTATGAAATTTATTTTCCTTATAAATATTATAAGAGCTTTACAGGATTTGTGTAGGATTTAGATGTAATATTTGACTAGTTTGTTTTCTTGTGTGGTCACTTTGATTAAATTTTTGTAGCAGCCAGCAAAATCTCTCAAGGTCACAGTGGATTTTTAGGAGCTTGGTTTTATAGCACTTCGGAATATGATTTGTGTGGTTGCTCTGCATTTTCGCAGAAAACACAAGAGCACCGTCGGACCTACCAAGGTGTCCCAGCCACGGCGGAACATAGTAGGCTGCCGCATTCAGCACATTTGGAAGGAGGGCAGTGGAGCAGCCTCTCAGTGGAAAGGAACAGTGCTAGACCAAGTGCCCGTTAACCCATCGTTGTACCTTATCAAGTACGATGGCTTCGACTGTGTTTACGGGTTGGAGCTGCATAAAGATGAGCGAGTGCAGGGGCTGGAGGTCCTGCCAGACCGTCTAGGTAAGtcttgtttgctgtttgtttgtttttcctgaaTTTAATGCTTTCAGTATTTTGTCTCCTATATACTGtattaatgcattcataaggccaTGTTGTTTTGCGTATGTTCTCACGCAATATCCTTCTTCCTTTCACCCATTAGCATCTACGCGCATAAGTGATGCCCACCTGGCTGACACTATGATAGGCAAGGCCGTCGAGCATATGTTTGAGACTGAAGAGGGCTCAAAAGACGAGTGGCGGGGGATGGTGCTGGCCAGAGCTCCTATTATGAACACATGGTTTTATATCACATATGAAAAAGACCCCGTCCTCTACATGTATCAGCTCCTCGATGACTACAAGGATGGAGACCTGAGGATCATGCCAGATTCAAGTAAGTTTGGTTTGTTTAGTGCAGTGGTCTctagccctggtcctggagagctaccttcctgcaaAACCAAAGTTTCAACACAGTTTGCCACTCCTGCTCCGCCTAATCAACGTCTTCCCATGTCCCTGAcaggctggatcagatgtattagagttAAGTAAAGAGTGGGAACTAAACTCCACAGGAAGGTgcctctccaggaccaggattggttTAATCTCTCAAGCCGTTTGTTTGGCTTTGTCCTTTGTAATACACTCTTTTGTGGCTCTTCTCAAGGTGTGTGCTGTACCTAGTTTCAGAGCTTTGCTCTGACATATTTTGGTATGATATTGAGTAAAATGAGTAGCTCAAAGGGGTATTCCAGCTTAAATATTTACTTTAATGTTCTTTATGTTATGCACTGTTTGCTAGCGCAACACTGTAGCCAGTTCCTCAGCCAGTTTGACAGATTTCAcagttttagcatttttatGCTTGTTCAGTGTTTTCTCGATACTATAttcagcatgcattatgcaagtGCAGGATACAAGCTTTGGAACTCCTTGCAGTGTCATCCTATCCTGACTCTATAGGCTAAAACACAACCAAGCTAGGATTAGTGTAACTCTTACCCCAGTTGCCAAATAaaattgtaaagaaaacagCGATTCTCtttatttaacacaaaatgGATGCCAGAGACATGATTTTACTAGTAATGCTCATTCTGAGTCATTCCAAATGTCAGAGCCTTTCAAAATGCTTAGGTTTCGCAGGTGACCTGATGTCGCATCACTAAAGTTATCAATAATCATGTTTGCACATGGTACAAACAGGGAGCTCTGTTAAAAGTGCTTATACATGGTGTCTTTGTAGTTAGATATGTGTCGATTTTATAGATGTAAAAATATAATCCACTGAGCTTATTTATTTCTGACATTCACCTGCTGAGAATTCATCCTGAAAGCTTAAAGACTATTTGAGATAAAGTTTGCCTTATTTATTGTGGAAGACACATGTAATCAGTATTATTGTATCCAGAATCGTTAAAGAAACAAGCAGTTCTGATTGATGTGAGCTCAGTCGGATATGTGATGTTGAGAATGTATGTTTGGAGGATCTCAAAAGCCAACAGCTTGTTGATCGTCACCCTCATCATCTGATGAGTCGCTTCTGTCATCTGAGTAATCCATTCCattgtaatgatgatttgaagaAAGTTATGACAGTTGTACAGCTGCATTAATATATTTAGCTTTCTAGCAGTAACATCAAATATTATAAAATCTCTGCATTCACCAGTtgattggggaaaaaaaattgaaaatagCCCCACAACAATTTGCCCCAAGCAGTGGTAGTTTCTCAAAAGTTTCTCACATCTTCAAGATACATCAGAAGGGGGTTCTCATAGTCTGGAAACTAGAAAATCTCACTGAGCAGAGCCACTGTGGAATACTGTTGCTCTGCTGTAGGAGGAGTGTAGACTTGTTTACAACAGATTCTTCACATTTTGGACACCATTTTTGTAACTCATTTCTGTATTAGGTGTCTAACGCTTCTCCTTTGCGTATCGCAGATGACTCGCCCCCAGCGGAACGGGAGCCCGGAGAGGTAGTGGACAGCCTCGTCGGGAAGCAGGTGGAGTATGCCAAAGAGGATGGCACGAAACGGACTGGCATGGTCATCCACCAGGTGGAGGCCAAGCCCTCCGTTTATTTCATCAAGTTCGATGACGACTTTCACATTTACGTGTACGACTTGGTGAAAACGTCATAGGCCGGGCGCACCAGCGAGAGCAAGGGAGGAAGTCGCTGTAGCGAAGGAGGAGACTGACTTGGGATGTGATCCACAAACTCTGCCAAAAGTTCTCGTGGAACGTTTCTTTGCACCATCTTGTGGAGACGTAACGATGGATATTTCACTGGAGCCTTGGATTGCCACTAGTTAAgtgtctttttattgtttttcagatgAAGGGATAGCTGTGTTTGACATGATATTCCCTAAACAAAAGTAGCTTAATATTCAAATGGTTGTCTTTTAGTATTGTTCATTCCTGTTGATAACCAGTGAAGATAATGAGCATACATCATTTCCACTAGCGAAAGggggggcaaaaaaaaaacaaaaaaacacaggtCCCAGAATCAGTTGTCTGCCTTCAAGAGTtaacatgttctctgtttgaAATGGGATGAATCGGGTGGTTTGATGACTGACAGAACAGAAGTGTGACTGTTACAGCTCCGTGCGGAGTTCAGCCTTTATGTGTCacccaaagttttttttccttgttttttttttcgctTTGCTGAAGTCAACAGCAGCTCCCAGCAGTGGGGATGACTTGCTCAGTTTCCCTTTTAACATCGTTTTACTATCACTATGAATTTTACTTGTCATCTGTTTGTTAGATGATATGTATATTTGTAGTGTGCAcaccagcttcttcttcttcttcttctcctttttttttttttaacaacggTGTCTTGTACTTACCATATGATAAACTGCTAATGCAGCTTATCAATGAATTAATTATATTAAGCACTAATGTCATTTTACCTCTATGGAAGATTGGAGCACTTGATTATCTTTTTTCCTCAAATATGTGATTTATCACATTCAGTCActtatttaaaaagctatttacaAATGAGCATTTTTAAGCTTCGACAGAACTTATTGTATGCGTCTTGTGGAATTCCGCTGTGGCTCAGCTATAGCTTATGTACTGACGGTGTTTTAAGTGTTTTGCGACTTGTATTTACTTTCTTCATCTAATATACATGGACGCTTGTCTTAATTTTCTTATCCAACATATGACAAAACAATTTGTGGGTTAGATTTAtgatcttttattttatttggaagATTGGCCGCCTATTTCAAGAACTATTGTGACAAAgaccagtttaaaaaaaaaaaaaaaaactaactaaaTTGATGCAATAATAATTCAAAAGTATTCAGGAAACACATTCAGGAAGTGCACTGCAATCTTTACGGCCCACTCTGATCTCATTTGATGAGTAATGCTTTCTTACACAATTAGccttttgagatttttttcaatttttttcactttatgtGTAAATGTGCGTGCCTCGCTGTTCGATTGTCAAATGTTTTAACGTTTTGTGTGTTCCCAACCAATTTCTATTTTCAAGCTGACCTGAGGGCCCCCTCTCAGGAATGTTACAATGTTTAAAGTAACACATCCACATTCACAGccacatgtttttcatttacctCATGCTCCTCGTTCATGAGCGTTCGGCCCACTACAGCTCactcctccttttcttttttagccGCGTATAGAAGCTCGGCTTCTGAAGGGAACGGCAGCGCGACTGCAAAGGTCACCCAAAGCTGTTGTATTTTGCTTTTGATAtgcacaatggaaaaaaaacaatgtcacTGCAGCACCACAGACAGTGGAACTGATGTCGCTTTGTATTTCTTTTATGTTCCATTCTCCCAGTATTGACCCTAAGACCTTAAGCCTGCTTAACttaccaaaaaaagaaaaagaaccatCATCGATTAAACCGTCGTGATTCTTACACGGTTGGGGGAGCATCGTCCTCTGTTGCCGCGCGGGACTTGTCATGTTCTGTTAGTTTAAGGGGAGACTGTGGGCCCTGTAACAAAACTTTATGCACCCCCAGTATCTGTTGCAGCTACATGTACTTATCaagtctgttttttgttttttttggggttttgttttgttttttaaagtagGATTCTGTCTTATCAGTGGCATATGGACGTGTCATTATGCAAACGGACATTCAGAAAAGACATGTTCGACGGATTGgccttttattacatttacctACTGTAGTATTGTACCGTGTTTGATGTCAGGTCGACGTGGGAAATtgaaacaaagaagaaaaaaacgaACGCTAGGCCATTCTTTTTGCATGATATGAGTAGAGTTGTAAGTGTATGTTAGTGTGATGCATGTGTACCTGtctttttatttcagttatttgTTCCCTAAATGAAAGTTTATTGTGTTGCTAATTGTGAATTTCCTGTTATtggttattataattattatttttatttgtttccaattttttcccatttcttaaaaaaaacaaaaaagtattttattttctactaTGCTCTATCGGATCAAATGCACTGGTGTTCTATGTGGAGTGCCAATTTGAAGGGCAAGGTACCAGTGTTACACAGCATTTGAGGGATCATATCTTTAACGTTTCTACATTTGTATGCATTAAGAGTCCCAGAATTAACATTGAGAAAAAGGCCTTAAATGATTGGGATGAAAttgttaatacataaaaaaatcctATGTGAAGTATGTAAGCGTATGCCTGTGAGCGTGTATGGAACTTCACGCTAATGACCACACATATCCGTTTCAGCCTTGTACATATCGAATTGGAGAAAACGAGGGGGTTTTTCTGTTTAGTGCACAACTTTACGCTGCTTGAAGAGAACG
The DNA window shown above is from Pygocentrus nattereri isolate fPygNat1 chromosome 18, fPygNat1.pri, whole genome shotgun sequence and carries:
- the LOC108441066 gene encoding spindlin-Z, with amino-acid sequence MKTPFGKNAGQRSRADAGHAGVSANMMKKKNSHKKHKSTVGPTKVSQPRRNIVGCRIQHIWKEGSGAASQWKGTVLDQVPVNPSLYLIKYDGFDCVYGLELHKDERVQGLEVLPDRLASTRISDAHLADTMIGKAVEHMFETEEGSKDEWRGMVLARAPIMNTWFYITYEKDPVLYMYQLLDDYKDGDLRIMPDSNDSPPAEREPGEVVDSLVGKQVEYAKEDGTKRTGMVIHQVEAKPSVYFIKFDDDFHIYVYDLVKTS